In Isoptericola variabilis 225, the genomic window CGTCGACGCCGTCGTCCTGCCAGGCGGCTTCTCGTACGGCGACTACCTCCGCGCCGGCGCGATCGCCCGCTTCGCCCCCGCGATGAGCGCCGTCGTCGACGCCGCGCGCGGTGGGATGCCGGTGCTGGGCATCTGCAACGGCTTCCAGATACTCACCGAGGCGCACCTGCTGCCGGGCTCGATGATCAAGAACGACCACCTGCACTTCGTGTGCCGCGAGCAGGTCCTGTCGGTCGAGAACACCGAGACCGCCTGGACGAACCAGTACACCCCGGGCCAGCGCATCACGATCCCGCTGAAGAACCAGGACGGCCAGTTCGTCGCCGACGAGCGCACCCTCGACGAGCTCGAGGGCGAGGGCCGCGTCGTGTTCCGCTACCAGGGCTGGAACCCGAACGGTTCGCGCCGCGACATCGCGGGCATCTCGAACGCCGCCGGCAACGTCGTCGGGCTCATGCCGCACCCCGAGCACGCGGTCGAGGCCGGCTTCGGCCCGGACGCCGAGGACGGCCCGCGCGCCGGCACGGACGGCCTCGGTTTCTTCACGTCGGTGCTCGCCTCGCTCGTGCACGCGTGAGCGCGTCCTCGGAGGCGTCCCGCGCGGTCTCGGTCGAGGTCGTCGCCGTGCGCGACGTCTCCGGTGTGGACGACGGCCGCGGACGCGGCACCGTGCACCCCGTCGCGACCGGTGAGGTCAAGCGGCTGTACGGGGCGCCGTCGCACCGCGGGCACGGCATCGCCCGCCGGCTCATGGACGAGACCGAGCAGTGTTCGCGCTCGCTC contains:
- the purQ gene encoding phosphoribosylformylglycinamidine synthase subunit PurQ, with product MSAGTLGSARIGVITFPGTLDDRDAARAIRLAGGEPVALWHADGDLSGVDAVVLPGGFSYGDYLRAGAIARFAPAMSAVVDAARGGMPVLGICNGFQILTEAHLLPGSMIKNDHLHFVCREQVLSVENTETAWTNQYTPGQRITIPLKNQDGQFVADERTLDELEGEGRVVFRYQGWNPNGSRRDIAGISNAAGNVVGLMPHPEHAVEAGFGPDAEDGPRAGTDGLGFFTSVLASLVHA
- a CDS encoding GNAT family N-acetyltransferase is translated as MSASSEASRAVSVEVVAVRDVSGVDDGRGRGTVHPVATGEVKRLYGAPSHRGHGIARRLMDETEQCSRSLGFRTLVLETGTMQPEAMALYPALGYEPIEATAADPALPRQIVRYLGEKR